The following DNA comes from Clostridia bacterium.
GATTTCTTTCTATTACTCTTTCTATCTGCTTTACAACCTCAGGATCCACATCATATAAGAAGACCAATCCTGAAGATGAATTTTTTGGTTTCTTCAGCCTTATCTCAAATACCTTGCCGGATCTTTCCACATGCAGCAGCGGATTACTAGAGCTAAAAGCTTTATTGTAAGCTTCTACCCGTGAATTAACCTTATCACCGTTTATTTCACGGATGATGTCCCCGGGCATTATTCCGGCTGCCCGCGAAGGTGTACCCCTGATTACCCCTTCAACCCTGGCTGACAGGTCATTAATAAAAGGTGGCTCAACTATAACAGGTATTTCATATTTTTGCCTTAATACCCGTATCAGCAAATCGACTTCCCTATATATATGCGCAATATCACGGTGCTTTTCCGTTTTATCCGTATACCCCGGAAGAAATATCCTGACTGCTTCTGCGTCATTGCTGTCTAAGAGCAACACCACGTCCTCAACATCACACTCATCCATAATATCAGGAATATACACCATACTTCCGGAAAACTTAATCCTGCCTTTTAGCATCGCTATTATATCTGACACACTTCTGCTTCTTTTTATTCCCAAAACCTTATTACGTTTTTCTGCATCGACACAGTTGACAGAAATATTCAGTTCTATGTTACCTAATCGTACAAACTCGTCGACCAGCTCTTCCGTGAGCAAAATCCCATTTGTTGTGACTTGTACCGTTGTTTCCGGAAATCTGCACCTGATCAACGATAAGATACTGGAAAAATCCTTATGCAGTAAAGGTTCACCCTCAACTATTCTGGTTGCAGATTCCCCAATTACTATTTTCTTGTTGGGAGATATATAATTTAATAGTTCGTCAAAATCCTCCATTTTCATCTCCGGAATCTGAAAAACTTCTATCTCACTGGGGTTTTGCTTATGACTGCAGAAAACACATGATGTATTGCACTTTGTTATTATAGGCAATATATTGGTTCTAAAAACTGTATTTATGATATATTCTTTGCTTGCTATTTTCATAATACCTCTGCTCCATCAGCCCTACCAACAAAAAAACAGGTTTTGGCAATTAAAGTTACATAATTTAGCATAATACTAACAAAAAAATACTTAAGTTCTATAAAAAAATAAAATTTTACATAGCATGTACAAATATTAATCCACACTGTCCACATACTTATCCACATCTCAAAATATAACAAAATGCGTGCTTTATACAGAATTTCCACATTATTAACACTTTATATTTCAACACTGTCAGACAAAAAACAGGAACATAAAAATAGGCCTTAAGACCCATTGCATGTGAAGGTTTATGTATTCTTTGCATCATCCAGTTTATTCGACACACGTTCATTTTATGTCAATTCATCTGCATAATAATACAGTTTATGTATAAAATTCCCATCAAAAAGGATACAACTGTTTATTCCTAAATAATAAAGTTATCCACAGTTATCTCTCACCCAGTCTGAGCCCCGGAACAGCATTCAAATTCATATCTGATCTATGCCCGTTAGCATATTCGTAATAAGCTGCACAAGCAATCATAGCAGCATTATCGGTACACAAAACAGGTCTTGGGTAGAAAACCTCCATCCCCGCTTTTTCCGCCTCAGATTTCATATATTTTCGTAAAGCAGAATTTGCCGCTACCCCGCCAGCAATAGTAATAGTTCTGACATTCCTTAGCTTTGCAGCTTCAATGGTGTTTCTCACCAAAACATCAACTACTGCTTGCTGAAAACTCGCAGCAACATCCTCTACAGGGCATTTCTCGGCTTTTTGCTCAAGGTTGTTAAGATAATTGAGCACTGAAGTTTTTACTCCGCTAAAGCTGAAATCCAGGCTGCCATCGCTGAAATAAACCCTTGGGAAGTCTATGGCCTTACTATTCCCGCTCTGAGCAGCCTTATCTATCAAAGGCCCTCCGGGATAGCCCATTCCTATGGCCCTGGCAATTTTGTCAAAAGCTTCACCCGCTGCATCATCCCTTGTCTGTCCCATAA
Coding sequences within:
- a CDS encoding DUF512 domain-containing protein gives rise to the protein MKIASKEYIINTVFRTNILPIITKCNTSCVFCSHKQNPSEIEVFQIPEMKMEDFDELLNYISPNKKIVIGESATRIVEGEPLLHKDFSSILSLIRCRFPETTVQVTTNGILLTEELVDEFVRLGNIELNISVNCVDAEKRNKVLGIKRSRSVSDIIAMLKGRIKFSGSMVYIPDIMDECDVEDVVLLLDSNDAEAVRIFLPGYTDKTEKHRDIAHIYREVDLLIRVLRQKYEIPVIVEPPFINDLSARVEGVIRGTPSRAAGIMPGDIIREINGDKVNSRVEAYNKAFSSSNPLLHVERSGKVFEIRLKKPKNSSSGLVFLYDVDPEVVKQIERVIERNLLPKRHMKNNICKNKIWFLTSELAVEIIKKLLDISGLAFDYEIYGIKNRYFGGSIMCAGLLTIQDIAQFLEEKFRYLEKPDLILLPPVMFDFTKRDLLGRSIREIEQEFGVLVDTL
- the tsaD gene encoding tRNA (adenosine(37)-N6)-threonylcarbamoyltransferase complex transferase subunit TsaD, whose protein sequence is MKEIIVLGIETSCDETSAAVVKDGRQILSNIISSQIDVHQKYGGVVPEIASRKHVELVMHVINQAIEEAGIKIDDIDVVGVTYGPGLVGALLVGLSAAKGMAFAKNKPLVGVHHIEGHIAANYLDFEELEPPFICLVASGGHSHIVYVHSYDKFEIMGQTRDDAAGEAFDKIARAIGMGYPGGPLIDKAAQSGNSKAIDFPRVYFSDGSLDFSFSGVKTSVLNYLNNLEQKAEKCPVEDVAASFQQAVVDVLVRNTIEAAKLRNVRTITIAGGVAANSALRKYMKSEAEKAGMEVFYPRPVLCTDNAAMIACAAYYEYANGHRSDMNLNAVPGLRLGER